The Impatiens glandulifera chromosome 8, dImpGla2.1, whole genome shotgun sequence genome includes a window with the following:
- the LOC124912058 gene encoding protein BUNDLE SHEATH DEFECTIVE 2, chloroplastic-like, translated as MSMSLCFTPLSSLKPPTKPGLIVSHPSPRKVVWLNDTTSRSENARIRSFELKAAENEPTTKKKRSIVCENCEGNGAVACSQCNGNGVNSVDHFNGQFKAGQLCWLCRGKKEMLCGDCNGAGFLGGFMSTFDE; from the exons ATGTCCATGTCACTGTGCTTCACTCCTCTTTCTTCACTTAAGCCTCCAACTAAACCTG GGCTCATTGTTAGCCATCCCTCACCTAGAAAGGTTGTTTGGCTCAATGATACGACTTCGAGATCCGAAAACGCTAGAATTCGTTCGTTTGAATTGAAG GCTGCTGAAAATGAACCTACCACCAAAAAGAAAAGGAGCATTGTCTGCGAAAATTGTGAGGGAAATG GTGCAGTAGCATGCTCTCAGTGTAATGGCAATGGAGTCAATTCGGTCGATCACTTCAATGGGCAGTTCAAAGCTGGTCAATTATGCTGGTTGTGCAG AGGCAAAAAGGAGATGTTGTGTGGGGACTGCAATGGAGCTGGATTTCTTGGTGGCTTCATGAGCACTTTCGATGAATAG